In a genomic window of Bacteroidota bacterium:
- a CDS encoding sigma-54 dependent transcriptional regulator encodes MARILIIDDERSIRNTLRDILESEKYLIDDAEDGVIGFEKISQNEYDVILCDIKMPHMDGMEVLTKTLELTDTPIIMISGHGTIDTAVEAIKKGAYDYISKPPDLNRLLVTIRNAMDKSKLISETKVLKKQVGRKWDMIGESEALTQVKEMIEKVAPTNARVLITGENGTGKELVARALHEKSKRAKSPFVEVNCAAIPSELIESNLFGHEKGSFTSAIKQRKGNFELAHGGTLFLDEIGDMSLSAQAKVLRALQENKIMRVGGEKDITVDVRVIAATNKDLNEEIENKRFREDLYHRLSVILIRVPPLRERKEDIPILANHFLEDISSQAGKAIMQISDEAIVELQKIEWTGNIREFRNVLERLAILCDKVITPEDVIRFAHPLTHKR; translated from the coding sequence ATGGCCAGAATACTTATAATCGACGACGAACGCAGCATCAGAAACACCCTACGGGATATACTTGAAAGCGAAAAATACCTCATTGATGATGCTGAAGACGGTGTAATTGGATTTGAAAAAATAAGTCAAAATGAATATGATGTTATTCTCTGTGACATCAAAATGCCACACATGGATGGCATGGAAGTTTTAACAAAAACCCTCGAATTAACGGATACTCCTATCATTATGATCTCCGGTCACGGCACCATTGATACTGCTGTTGAAGCCATTAAAAAAGGCGCATACGACTATATTTCAAAACCTCCTGATTTGAATCGGTTACTGGTAACCATTCGCAATGCCATGGACAAATCCAAGCTCATTAGCGAAACAAAAGTACTAAAGAAGCAAGTTGGCAGGAAATGGGATATGATCGGAGAATCTGAGGCTCTCACGCAGGTTAAAGAAATGATTGAAAAGGTGGCACCAACGAATGCCCGTGTTTTAATTACCGGTGAAAATGGAACAGGAAAAGAATTGGTGGCTCGTGCACTTCACGAAAAAAGCAAAAGAGCAAAATCTCCTTTTGTAGAAGTAAATTGCGCGGCTATCCCTAGTGAACTAATCGAAAGTAACCTATTCGGACACGAAAAAGGTTCATTCACCTCTGCCATTAAACAACGTAAAGGAAATTTCGAACTTGCTCATGGTGGCACCTTGTTTCTCGACGAAATTGGTGATATGAGTCTCTCTGCCCAGGCAAAAGTATTAAGGGCTTTGCAGGAGAATAAAATCATGCGCGTTGGCGGAGAAAAAGACATAACGGTTGATGTGCGGGTTATTGCAGCAACAAATAAGGATTTGAACGAAGAAATTGAAAATAAAAGATTCCGTGAAGATCTCTATCATCGTTTGAGTGTTATTTTAATCAGGGTTCCACCATTAAGAGAGCGTAAAGAAGATATCCCAATATTGGCAAATCATTTTCTTGAAGACATCAGCTCGCAGGCAGGAAAAGCAATCATGCAGATTAGTGATGAAGCCATCGTAGAACTTCAAAAAATTGAATGGACCGGCAATATCCGTGAATTCAGGAATGTTTTAGAACGATTGGCTATTTTATGCGATAAGGTAATCACTCCTGAAGATGTTATCCGTTTTGCGCATCCATTAACCCATAAAAGATAG